The following are encoded in a window of Haliaeetus albicilla chromosome 1, bHalAlb1.1, whole genome shotgun sequence genomic DNA:
- the LOC138687274 gene encoding potassium/sodium hyperpolarization-activated cyclic nucleotide-gated channel 4-like isoform X2 has product MRRAAPPSRLLAQRQQVEEEEEEEEEEAAGGRDGTRRAALRAPPLPEPYGTVRYGGSRLPAPCANGSRGGRRPAPHGSPLSLSRSCRERTSVLVRTVRPGFLSAKGGTRVSEPALASLGGTDVTDMAFLLCI; this is encoded by the exons ATGAGGCGGGCGGCTCCCCCCAGCCGGCTACTGGCGCAGCGGCagcaggtggaggaggaggaggaggaggaggaggaggaggcggcggggggacgggacgggacgcgCCGCGCCGCCCTCCGCGCCCCTCCCCTGCCGGAGCCGTACGGTACGGTACGGTACGGGGGGAGCCGGCTGCCCGCGCCCTGCGCTAACGGCtcccggggcggccgccgccctGCCCCTCACGGCAGCCCCTTGTCCCTGAG tcGTTCGTGCAGGGAAAGGACGAGCGTGCTGGTGAGGACGGTGAGACCGGGTTTCCTCTCTGCAAAGGGGGGGACGCGAGTATCGGAACCGGCGCTCGCGTCACTTGGAG